A single window of Colletotrichum higginsianum IMI 349063 chromosome 8, whole genome shotgun sequence DNA harbors:
- a CDS encoding Homeobox domain-containing protein, which produces MAYYQDYQTPYDYAAFSTPFPGNLYQNEYSMELYRQQAAMMNRGMFPGVGGKVTESKPRLAKDEVDKLEREFQRNNKPNSSLKKQLAEEMRVDIARINNWFQNRRAKAKQEKRAQENEARRKSEQAADESTNSETIKESFYDHDDDLRPSTAPFPPVKAHPGVTSSRESSPSEGTETPEQSAEQPHAIAEETESEYASPESSNSFQHQDLNISYALASDAFFSDQPSCDFTSSMPLEASHPTPGHLTLSIPNQFMSHLPESTSASSFSSYHHLSSASDFGDSLAPMAHSLSGNLTEPIPINIKQEQMQAEALNRFDQFSPASMSQSPPEMSTSDLRFRSPSTIDIASRRNSKRPAQLVSCMRSQSYNYSGPKTGIEMPRRMEAPSPMRRVASATGNFPRGIQKMASSGPRSPLYFDRNQENLLLQMASRSPVSRSPAAPPTPNTPIVPSQQALRETTVSSMSSADDEKSYSHQNTLTVPQYAMDPTMRTPPDTPGMLTMPNSMFPTFDFNVPDDPLPTPSFGGFEQDFPALSTSIPSYVAHGCASQPVTPSYPPGNMGPAFYSSYGGGGNTEYNWSDASAVSAKPSPDQSRSRQFQFTNMTAQDFHGE; this is translated from the exons ATGGCCTACTACCAGGACTACCAGACTCCATACGACTATGCTGCCTTCAGCACCCCGTTCCCCGGAAACCTGTACCAAAATGAGTACAGCATGGAACTCTACCGACAGCAAGCCGCCATGATGAACCGAGGCATGTTCCCGGGTGTTGGCGGAAAGGTCACTGAATCCAAGCCGAGACTTGCTAAAGACGAAGTCGACAAGCTTGAGAGGGAGTTCCAAAGGAACAACAAGCCCAACAGCAGCCTGAAAAAGCAGCTTGCCGAGGAAATGAGAGTCGATATTGCAAGAATCAAT AATTGGTTCCAAAACCGTCGAGCAAAGGCGAAACAGGAGAAGAGGGCGCAGGAGAACGAGGCTCGCCGCAAGTCAgagcaggccgccgatgaaTCGACAAACTCCGAAACCATCAAAGAGTCCTTCTACGACCACGATGACGACCTCCGCCCGTCCAcagcccccttcccccccgtTAAGGCACATCCCGGCGTGACTAGCAGCCGTGAGAGCTCGCCATCGGAAGGGACCGAGACCCCGGAGCAATCCGCAGAACAACCACACGCCATCGCGGAAGAGACAGAGTCGGAGTATGCCTCGCCCGAGTCGTCCAACTCGTTCCAGCACCAAGACCTCAATATCAGCtacgccctcgcctccgaCGCGTTCTTCTCGGACCAGCCGTCCTGTGACTTCACGTCATCCATGCCATTGGAGGCTTCCCACCCGACACCCGGACACCTGACTCTTTCGATACCCAACCAGTTCATGTCGCACCTCCCCGAGTCGACGAGCGCTTCGTCCTTCTCATCATACCATCATCTGTCTAGTGCGAGCGATTTCGGAGATTCGCTTGCACCCATGGCGCATAGCCTGTCGGGCAACTTGACCGAACCGATCCCCATCAACATCAAGCAAGAGCAGATGCAAGCCGAGGCCCTGAACAGGTTTGATCAGTTTTCCCCTGCGTCAATGTCTCAGTCGCCGCCAGAGATGTCCACCTCAGACTTGCGTTTCAGGTCGCCCTCGACCATCGACATCGCCAGCAGAAGAAACTCGAAGCGGCCCGCACAGCTTGTCAGCTGCATGCGAAGCCAATCATACAACTATTCCGGACCCAAGACGGGCATCGAGATGCCTAGGAGGATGGAGGCGCCGAGCCCAATGCGCCGCGTTGCATCTGCAACGGGCAACTTTCCTAGAGGGATTCAGAAGATGGCCAGCTCAGGCCCGCGATCGCCGCTGTACTTTGACCGTAACCAGGAGAACCTCCTTCTGCAGATGGCCTCAAGGTCCCCGGTATCACGAAGCCCGGCAGCGCCACCCACGCCAAACACGCCGATTGTCCCTAGCCAACAGGCGCTGCGCGAGACGACCGTCTCTTCCATGTCCTCGGCCGATGACGAAAAGAGCTATAGCCACCAGAATACCCTGACCGTGCCCCAGTACGCCATGGACCCGACCATGAGGACGCCGCCCGACACCCCTGGCATGCTGACGATGCCGAACTCCATGTTCCCTACATTTGACTTCAACGTGCCTGACGATCCGCTCCCTACGCCCAGCTTTGGCGGCTTTGAGCAGGATTTCCCTGCCTTGTCGACGAGCATCCCGAGCTATGTCGCACACGGTTGCGCAAGCCAGCCGGTGACACCATCGTACCCTCCCGGCAACATGGGGCCGGCATTTTACTCGTCctacggcggcggtggcaacACTGAGTACAACTGGTCGGATGCCTCTGCCGTCTCGGCCAAGCCGTCACCTGATCAGTCACGGTCAAGACAGTTTCAGTTCACCAACATGACTGCGCAAGATTTCCACGGAGAGTGA
- a CDS encoding Carboxylic ester hydrolase, producing the protein MKRSRYKKGDDGPGGRSQYVSIAPYQPQPDRYARRKRSVSEVLTMVFVAYALATCLYLSAPACSAALRCRNTSPVVDVKNGSYAGTHNPKYNQDFFLGIPYAKVPERFRVPESLDTTWNGTRPATQYPKHCIGYGEDMIGYESSEDCLYVNVVRPAGVAPDAHLPVAVWIHGGGLKYMGGSADRRYNLSFIVENSVKQNTPVIGVSLNYRLSVFGFPGGKEALEAGATNLGFRDQRLALHWVNENIASFGGAPDKVTIFGESSGAESVAAQVLAYNGRDDGLFRAAAAQSGFGGVIPRKVGGFNSTSYQTDYDQLVGNITSCASTVGTPASIDCLRTAPLEEFHAVLNVTGAPFAFIPVKDGDFLADFATNQLARGDFVKVPVLIGSNTDEGSAFGQGKGPSGGPINTDDDMAYAVASVIPPQAEETTGRSVDELVDGVLTLYPDDQAVGIPNLETWPHVIQPGEEIAVARGLQQRRGGAFFGDMFFGFLRRRANTVWSENGIPSFAYRFNVRPNGAPEYIGSTHFAEVAFVFNNLDGLGYTTNPFGGNDTSYTVKASALSKTISTAWINFFAGLNPNGAPGLSEWPVYDTAGEAGVGSDVVFGIDGAVVETDDWRKDGMDWMIEHALDVFGN; encoded by the exons ATGAAGCGGTCGCGGTATAAGAAGGGCGATGACGGCCCTGGTGGCAGGTCACAATATGTATCTATAGCCCCATACCAGCCACAGCCCGACCGATACGCGCGCCGCAAACGGTCTGTCTCTGAGGTTCTGACCATGGTTTTCGTCGCCTACGCGTTGGCAACATGCCTGTACCTCTCCGCTCCGGCGTGTTCTGCGGCCTTGAGGTGTAGGAACACCAGCCCCGTCGTGGACGTCAAGAATGGCTCTTATGCCGGCACCCATAACCCAAAGTACAACCAGGACTTTTTCCTCGGCATCCCGTACGCTAAG GTTCCCGAGCGTTTCCGCGTTCCTGAGAGCCTTGACACGACGTGGAACGGCACCCGCCCCGCCACGCAGTACCCCAAGCACTGTATCGGCTACGGCGAAGACATGATCGGCTACGAGTCCTCCGAGGACTGTCTGTACGTCAATGTCGTCCGTCCAGCAGGCGTAGCACCCGACGCGCATCTGCCTGTGGCCGTCTGGATTCACGGGGGCGGTCTG AAGTATATGGGGGGCTCAGCCGACAGGCGGTACAACCTCTCTTTCATCGTGGAGAACAGCGTCAAACAGAATACTCCCGTCATCGGGGTCAGCTTAAACTACCGCCTCTCCGTCTTTGGCTTCcccggcggcaaggaggccctcgaggccggcgccacgAACCTCGGGTTCAGGGACCAGAGGTTAGCGTTGCACTGGGTCAACGAGAACATTGCCAGTTTCGGCGGCGCGCCCGACAAGGTCACCATCTTTGGCGAGAGCTCTGGCGCTGAGAGCGTTGCCGCGCAGGTGCTGGCATATAACG GACGCGACGATGGGCTTTTCAGGGCAGCAGCCGCACAGTCAGGCTTTGGAGGTGTCATCCCCCGCAAGGTCGGCGGCTTCAACTCGACTTCGTACCAGACGGACTACGATCAGCTCGTCGGGAACATCACCTCGTGCGCTTCCACCGTCGGCACCCCGGCGTCGATCGACTGCCTGCGCACCGCGCCTCTGGAAGAGTTCCACGCGGTGCTCAACGTGACGGGCGCTCCCTTTGCCTTTATTCCTGTCAAGGACGGCGACTTCCTCGCAGACTTTGCTACCAATCAGCTTGCCCGCGGGGACTTCGTCAAGGTGCCTGTTCTTATCGGGTCCAACACGGACGAAGGTTCCGCTTTTGGGCAGGGCAAGGGACCCAGCGGAGGGCCGATCAACACGGATGATGACATGGCATACGCCGTGGCCAGCGTCATCCCGCCCCAGGCCGAGGAAACGACGGGGCGGAGTGTCGATGAGCTTGTAGATGGAGTGTTGACGCTGTACCCCGATGATCAGGCTGTTGGCATCCCGAACCTCGAGACATGGCCGCACGTCATACAACCCGGCGAGGAGATTGCCGTGGCGCGGGGTCTGCAGCAACGCCGTGGCGGGGCCTTCTTCGGAGACAT GTTCTTCGGTTTCTTGCGACGGAGGGCCAACACCGTCTGGTCGGAGAACGGCATTCCCTCATTCGCCTACCGCTTCAACGTGCGGCCGAACGGAGCCCCCGAGTACATCGGCTCAACTCACTTTGCAGAG GTCGCATTCGTGTTCAacaacctcgacggcctcggctACACCACGAACCCATTTGGCGGCAACGATACATCGTACACAGTAAAGGCGTCCGCCCTCTCAAAGACTATATCCACGGCGTGGATCAACTTCTTCGCGGGTCTCAACCCCAACGGCGCGCCGGGTTTGAGCGAGTGGCCCGTCTATGACACTGCAGGTGAGGCCGGTGTGGGGAGCGACGTGGtcttcggcatcgacggcgccgtcgttgaAACGGACGACTGGCGTAAGGACGGCATGGACTGGATGATTGAGCACGCGCTGGACGTATTTGGTAACTAG
- a CDS encoding Lps glycosyltransferase, translated as MMHFLPIRPTSRRDLCIIGAVFITIVFVLHKPFLGHIRSTSASPSLIADINNTTLGFEKILVVGLPSRTDRRDGMILQAALSNIDIDFIDGVPGNTVSDKAIPKTTEHDRLNDGAIGCWRGHMNALGEIVRRNLSSALILEDDVDWDIRIRSQLHDFALATHALTQPLLEAPSSFVDSTYPKPSENSPGTVPDIPFDHLPATVPPTFSPYGDDWDLLWIGHCGMHFPFPDRSVPKARVIHANDVTVAPKKNLWTFNIPFTLKEKYPEHTRAVHHVQEGVCTLGYAVSQKGARRLLQEVALKDVSDAVDILLRFFCEGGKGRKSHNCLTSQPAFFHHHRPAGPMSSMSDIGNHDGFRDTSMTDMVRWSVRLNADALLEGRTDFVDQYPDDK; from the exons ATGATGCATTTCCTCCCCATCAGGCCAACGTCCAGGAGGGACTTATGCATCATCGGAGCAGTCTTCATCACGATTGTGTTCGTGCTGCATAAACCATTCCTTGGCCATATTCGGAGCACCTCGGCTTCGCCTAGCTTGATAGCCGATATCAACAATACCACACTGGGC TTTGAAAAGATTCTGGTTGTCGGCCTACCGAGCCGAACAGATCGCCGAGATGGCATGATTCTCCAGGCCGCACTCAGCAACATAGACATCGACTTCATCGACGGTGTTCCTGGCAACACCGTCTCCGATAAAGCAATCCCAAAGACGACCGAGCACGACCGCTTGAATGACGGTGCCATAGGCTGCTGGCGCGGTCATATGAACGCACTGGGAGA AATTGTTCGTCGAAACCTGTCTTCGGCCCTCAtcctcgaggacgatgtcgactGGGACATCAGGATCAGGTCACAGCTTCACGACTTTGCCCTCGCCACCCATGCGCTTACTCAGCCCCTGCTGGAAGCACCCTCTTCTTTCGTTGATTCAACATACCCAAAGCCGTCCGAAAACTCCCCCGGAACGGTGCCGGACATTCCTTTTGACCATCTTCCTGCCACTGTCCCGCCCACTTTCTCGCCTTACGGCGACGATTGGGACCTCTTGTGGATCGGCCATTGCGGCATGCATTTCCCCTTTCCCGACAGGAGCGTGCCCAAAGCCCGCGTCATTCACGCCAATGACGTGACGGTCGCTCCGAAGAAGAACCTGTGGACCTTCAACATCCCTTTCACTTTGAAGGAGAAGTACCCCGAACATACCCGCGCCGTCCATCATGTGCAGGAAGGCGTCTGCACCCTCGGCTATGCCGTCAGCCAGAAGGGAGCGAGAAGGCTGTTGCAAGAGGTCGCATTGAAAGACGTGAGCGATGCTGTAGACATCCTTCTGAGGTTCTTTTGCGAAGGCGGCAAGGGACGCAAATCGCACAACTGCTTGACGTCACAGCCTGCGTTCTTccaccatcatcgcccgGCCGGTCCAATGAGTTCTATGAGCGACATCGGTAATCATGACGGCTTCAGGGACACCAGTATGACCGATATGGTGAGATGGAGTGTGAGGCTGAATGCGGATGCACTTTTGGAAGGAAGGACGGACTTTGTCGACCAATACCCAGACGACAAGTGA
- a CDS encoding Serine proteinase 2: MASESEVAGSSTGSNNDDPSNRDESSRATRATPASAVDAKYIIWARKGTLKEDADGFHNTLVGIVGNKDEVEFLVNKKNIPYAWLAALTAAQLDKVRADGVVDRVEADVQLRTERPGDTAATRKRDNVQRRPSDDKPIIDLRMLSTPPQTPLLDYYAYDDSAGEGITIYMIDSGPFNFEHSELQPLDSSITRDNIDVMDSPGLIDDNSYHGTCVVSKAVGNKVGVARRANLITIRIDITPGKFRFIKAWETIRDDIKSKGLHGKAVVSSSAVFVATNDLEYNRKTLFDLQDLVQSITEMDVPVICPAGNSADKPKGSIEPNTLPAVLAERLPIIVVGSAAVSGTMSRFSQRGKLLTTWAVGEEIQCADRSSESGLLTTEGTSVAAPQIAGLAAYFMSHPKFRLQLRPGTVAKDMQSLIRRYAHPRARAFHYPGLAWNGFRPA; encoded by the coding sequence ATGGCCTCTGAATCAGAAGTTGCCGGTTCTTCAACAGGCAGTAACAACGACGACCCTTCAAACCGCGACGAATCGTCCAGGGCCACACGAGCAACTCCGGCCAGCGCAGTCGATGCCAAATACATCATCTGGGCCAGGAAAGGTACCTTGAAAGAAGATGCCGACGGTTTCCACAATACTCTTGTAGGCATAGTTGGAAATAAAGACGAGGTTGAATTCCTCGTTAATAAAAAAAACATACCTTACGCCTGGCTCGCTGCTCTTACTGCAGCTCAGCTTGACAAGGTTAGAGCAGACGGTGTTGTCGACAGAGTTGAAGCCGACGTGCAACTTCGTACTGAAAGGCCTGGTGATACTGCCGCTACTAGAAAACGAGACAACGTCCAGCGGCGCCCTAGCGATGACAAGCCTATAATCGACCTTCGAATGCTTTCAACACCGCCACAGACTCCGCTTCTCGATTACTATGCGTACGACGATAGCGCTGGTGAGGGGATAACCATTTACATGATCGATAGCGGCCCATTCAACTTCGAGCATTCTGAGCTTCAGCCCCTGGATTCATCTATCACCCGCGATAACATCGATGTAATGGATAGCCCTGGGCTAATTGATGATAACTCCTATCATGGCACCTGTGTGGTTTCAAAGGCTGTTGGCAATAAGGTTGGCGTAGCTAGGCGAGCCAACCTCATTACAATCCGCATAGATATTACACCTGGCAAATTTCGCTTTATTAAAGCCTGGGAAACTATCCGCGACGACATCAAGAGCAAGGGTCTGCATGGCAAGGCCGTTGTTTCATCCTCGGCTGTGTTTGTAGCGACAAACGACCTCGAATACAACCGGAAAACACTTTTCGACTTGCAAGATTTAGTGCAATCGATTACCGAGATGGATGTGCCTGTCATCTGCCCGGCCGGTAACAGTGCTGACAAACCCAAGGGGTCTATCGAACCAAATACTCTCCCAGCAGTGCTGGCCGAGCGGCTGCCCATCATCGTGGTTGGCTCGGCTGCCGTCAGCGGGACCATGTCTAGGTTCAGCCAACGCGGGAAATTGTTAACTACTTGGGCGGTTGGAGAAGAGATCCAGTGCGCTGATAGAAGCAGCGAGTCTGGCCTTCTTACCACAGAAGGCACTTCAGTTGCTGCTCCCCAGATAGCAGGTCTTGCGGCTTACTTCATGTCGCATCCGAAATTCCGCCTTCAGTTAAGGCCGGGCACAGTAGCAAAGGACATGCAGAGCCTAATACGCAGGTACGCGCACCCGCGTGCCCGAGCCTTTCACTACCCAGGTTTAGCCTGGAACGGATTCAGACCGGCGTAA
- a CDS encoding LD-carboxypeptidase, giving the protein MSSFPPPLFPKALPPGGKIALLSPSGRIKHIIPAPAKRAETLLRSLGYTVTTIFSNAGESSATAVAEDGVDPVDASIRNRLAELRAAFADPTVDMILCTLGGSTMTELIPYIVEDSSLHVLVRENPKIVVGYSDITVLHWCLRALTGLRTFYGPCAFLELSGDATSTLSSVASFAPSTSVPQDPEEGDAYVQDFHLATLLQTISHPGQPLGPVPRSRFYAPLVPSYFFLPPSPPPPKNTRSLIPSPAWTWLRPGRAEGRLFGGCLTVVSRIQGIPRITPDWRGRILFLESATGEGDQAKGNPLGRVQQAVADLAARGVFDELGGLVIGRPYGYNTEKQRTQYAAVFRSLLCHGRLANRRFPILMNVDVSHTSPKVTLPMDALALLDSDKDEFAIIEAAVI; this is encoded by the coding sequence ATGTCTTCCTTCCCACCTCCACTCTTCCCAAAAGCTCTCCCGCCTGGGGGGAAAATTGcccttctctccccttcGGGCCGCATAAAACACATAATCCCCGCACCTGCAAAACGCGCCGAGACCCTTCTGCGGTCTCTGGGCTACACCGTCACCACAATCTTCTCTAATGCGGGGGAGtcctccgccaccgccgtcgccgaggatggGGTCGACCCCGTCGACGCCTCCATCCGCAaccgcctcgccgagctccgcgccgccttcgccgacccCACCGTCGACATGATCCTCTgcaccctcggcggctccACGATGACTGAGCTCATCCCCTATATCGTCGAGGACTCGTCGCTTCACGTCCTGGTCCGCGAGAACCCAAAGATCGTCGTGGGCTACTCCGACATCACCGTCCTGCACTGGTGCCTGCGCGCCCTCACCGGCCTCCGGACCTTCTACGGGCCCTGTGCGTTCCTGGAGCTCAGCGGAGACGCGACGTCCACCCTGTCCTCCGTCGCCTCCTTCGCCCCTTCCACCTCGGTGCCGCAGGACCCGGAAGAGGGCGACGCCTACGTCCAGGACTTTCACCTTGCCACCCTCCTCCAGACCATCTCTCACCCGGGTCAACCCCTAGGCCCTGTCCCCCGCTCCAGGTTCTACGCGCCCCTCGTACCCTcctacttcttcttgcccccgtcgccgccgccgccaaagaaCACGCGCTCCCTCATCCCCTCCCCGGCGTGGACCTGGCTCCGCCCCGGTCGCGCCGAGGGCCGCCTCTTCGGCGGGTGCCTCACGGTCGTTTCCCGCATCCAGGGAATCCCGCGAATCACCCCCGACTGGCGAGGCAGGATCCTCTTCCTTGAGTCCGCGACGGGGGAGGGCGACCAGGCCAAGGGAAACCCGTTGGGCAGGGTGCAGCAGGCAGTCGCGGACCTTGCGGCGCGTGGCGTCTTCGATGAGCTCGGTGGGTTGGTCATCGGGCGGCCGTACGGGTACAACACGGAAAAGCAGAGGACCCAGTACGCCGCAGTTTTCCGTAGTCTGCTTTGCCACGGCCGGCTGGCGAATCGCAGGTTTCCGATTCTGATGAACGTCGATGTGAGCCATACCTCGCCCAAGGTGACGTTGCCAATGGACGCGCTGGCGTTGCTGGACTCGGACAAGGACGAgttcgccatcatcgaggcgGCCGTAATCTAa